A genome region from Setaria italica strain Yugu1 chromosome III, Setaria_italica_v2.0, whole genome shotgun sequence includes the following:
- the LOC101754560 gene encoding uncharacterized protein LOC101754560, translating to MAAPSPWASLSLDQMSEIACRVPCEWDRAHMAFVCHSWRAGLAAPPPPPPPLPHLLLPSDGLNRVSCILSGSSIHQEYHDKVGARYIGSGDGGYLFIAMDQTRRHRLMDLHQPGWVRILPDEVCPRHDPSVQHVHRMVILAATPSSPPDVAGCVAAGIVAYQRYVDGPLERRCAFWIIGDGVAYDTRPPHCTEAVEDVVYRDDGFFHFLTDEEHILACAPTFSSVGGDQLRRVALSSTLRRCVPRDRDHEGNVRARYLLESRGELLMVVRFAPDHDSPTPGFEVFSRIGPLPLEDDGSGGMIGHPYIWRELDTLGDRMLFVGRGCSRSYETAEYPGFNDGIYFLDDRSFYDEYIMFRGVSERQYPCSDTGKWTQGQPPNVEFFFPDQVPSNHSSPAWLLI from the coding sequence atggccgcgCCTTCGCCCTGGGCGAGCCTCTCACTGGACCAAATGTCCGAGATCGCCTGCCGCGTCCCGTGCGAATGGGACCGCGCCCACATGGCCTTCGTCTGCCACTCATGGCGCGCGGGGCTCGCagctcccccgcccccgccgccaccgctcccgcATCTCCTCCTACCGTCCGACGGCTTGAATCGCGTCTCCTGCATCCTCAGCGGCTCCAGCATCCACCAGGAGTACCACGACAAGGTCGGCGCGCGCTACATCGGCTCTGGCGACGGCGGCTACCTCTTCATCGCCATGGACCAgactcgccgccaccgcctcatGGACCTCCACCAGCCAGGGTGGGTGCGCATACTTCCCGACGAGGTCTGCCCCCGCCACGATCCATCGGTCCAGCACGTCCACAGGATGGtcatcctcgccgccaccccctcATCCCCGCCGGATGTCGCTGGCTGCGTCGCCGCCGGCATCGTCGCCTATCAGCGGTACGTCGACGGCCCGCTCGAGCGCCGCTGCGCGTTCTGGATCATCGGCGATGGGGTGGCCTACGATACTAGGCCTCCTCACTGTACTGAAGCGGTGGAGGACGTCGTGTACCGCGACGACGGGTTCTTCCACTTCCTCACCGACGAGGAACACATCCTGGCGTGCGCGCCGACCTTCTCTTCGGTTGGGGGCGACCAGCTGCGACGAGTAGCGTTATCCTCGACGCTACGCCGCTGCGTGCCCAGGGACAGAGATCATGAAGGCAACGTTCGTGCTCGCTACCTCTTGGAGTCCCGCGGCGAACTGCTGATGGTCGTCAGGTTCGCTCCCGATCATGATTCGCCGACGCCGGGGTTCGAGGTGTTCAGCAGGATTGGCCCGCTGCCGCTCGaggacgacggcagcggcggcatgaTCGGGCACCCCTATATCTGGAGGGAGCTGGACACGCTGGGTGACCGGATGCTGTTCGTGGGGCGAGGCTGCTCCAGATCCTACGAGACGGCTGAGTACCCGGGGTTCAATGACGGCATCTACTTCTTGGATGATCGGAGCTTCTACGACGAGTACATCATGTTTCGCGGTGTCAGTGAGAGGCAGTACCCCTGCAGCGACACCGGCAAGTGGACGCAAGGGCAGCCTCCCAATGTCGAGTTCTTCTTCCCGGACCAGGTCCCTTCGAACCACTCTTCTCCGGCTTGGCTTCTCATTTGA